Proteins encoded together in one Cicer arietinum cultivar CDC Frontier isolate Library 1 chromosome 4, Cicar.CDCFrontier_v2.0, whole genome shotgun sequence window:
- the LOC101496432 gene encoding chromatin-remodeling ATPase INO80-like, which produces MDHTNKSNHSLSYSTLFNLEPLMNFQLPQQDDDFDYYGNSSQDEESRDSRGGGAIANHSNGNVHVKEANFSKKKRVWSQNSDDEDKQIFYGTYMTEGRYRSMLGDHVQKYKRRSKDASSSPAQNRGAVPLIKNNGSKAQKLGNDLRGGLNAAETLSEWLYNSNSQKHGNHRHAVIVPRNGTDRVMYEPSILEIGDGITYKIPPVYDKLATTLNLPSFSDIHVDEFYLKGTLDLGSLAAMMAADKRLGNRNRAGMGEPLSQYESLQARIKALSASNSPHKFSLNVSDIGLNSSIPEGAAGSIKRSILSEGGVLQVYYVKVLEKGDTYEIIERSLPKKIKVKKDPASIEKEETDRIGKIWVNIVRRDIPKHHRNFTTFHRKQLIDAKRCSEYCQREVRMKVSRSLKWNRGASIRTRKLSRDMLLFWKRIDKEMAEVRKREEKEAAEALRREQELREAKRQQQRLNFLIQQTELYSHFMQNKSDLLSSEALPVVEEKTNDQDALFDSSDARPIEEEDPEEAELKREALKAAQEAVSKQKKLTSAFDNECLRLRQVGEADSLVQDVAGASNIDLQTPSTMPVASTVQTPELFKGVLKEYQLKGLQWLVNCYEQGLNGILADEMGLGKTIQAMAFLAHLAEEKNIWGPFLVVAPASVLNNWNEELERFCPELKRLPYWGGLSERTVLRKSINPKDLYRREAKFHILITSYQLLVTDEKFFRRVKWQYMVLDEAQAIKSANSIRWKTLLSFNCRNRLLLTGTPIQNNMAELWALLHFIMPTLFDSHEQFNEWFSKGIENHAEHGGTLNEHQLNRLHSILKPFMLRRVKKDVVSELTRKTEVMVHCKLSSRQQAFYQAIKNKISLAELFDSNRGQLNEKKILNLMNIVIQLRKVCNHPELFERSEGSTYYYFGEIPNSLSPPPFGELEDVYYSGGLNPISYQIPKLVYKEIMQSSETLSSAVGRGVSRETFQKHFNIFRPENVHRSIFSEKTNVKSGNFGFTHLMDLSPQEVAFLATGSFMERLLFSMMRSEQSFIDEIGDFLTEYVVDDPECNFLEKDTVRAVTRMLMLPLRSETKFLQNQFATRLLSSAPFEGLVVSHQDRLLSNARLLHSAYTYIPPTRAPPIGAHCSDRNFSYKKIEDLHDPWVKRLFVGFARTSDCNGPRKPGHHHLHHLIQEIDSDIPVSQPALQLTHSIFGSSPPMRNFDPAKLLTDSGKLQTLDILLKRLRAGNHRILLFAQMTKMLNILEDYMNYRKYKYFRLDGSSTIQDRRDMVKDFQQRSDIFVFLLSTRAGGLGINLTAADTVIFYESDWNPTLDLQAMDRAHRLGQTRDVTVYRLICKETVEEKILLRASQKSTVQNLVMTGGSVGGDLLAPEDVVSLLLDDVQLQQKLKEIPLQVKDRQKRKPSMKGIRVNEDGDASLEDLTNSAAQSTTDYDAFVDPEGQKSSNKKVKLYLLNYWCLVFESHLN; this is translated from the exons ATGGATCACACTAACAAATCCAATCACTCCCTTTCTTACTCCACTCTCTTCAATCTTGAG CCTTTGATGAACTTTCAACTTCCACAACAAGAtgatgattttgattattatggGAATAGTAGTCAGGATGAAGAAAGCAGAGATAGCCGAG GTGGTGGGGCAATAGCAAATCACAGTAACGGGAATGTGCATGTAAAGGAGGCGAATTTTTCGAAGAAGAAGAGGGTGTGGTCTCAAAACAGTGACGATGAagacaaacaaattttttacgGGACATACATGACAGAGGGGCGATATCGATCAATGCTGGGTGATCATGTTCAGAAATACAAGAGGAGGTCTAAGGATGCCTCTTCTAGCCCTGCCCAGAACCGGGGTGCTGTCCCACTTATCAAAAACAATGGATCGAAAGCTCAGAAGTTAGGGAACGATCTCCGGGGAGGACTGAATGCTGCTGAGACTTTATCTGAATGGTTATATAACTCAAATTCTCAGAAACATGGGAACCACCGTCATGCAGTTATCGTGCCACGGAATGGCACTGATAG GGTTATGTACGAACCTTCTATTTTAGAAATTGGAGATGGTATCACATATAAGATTCCTCCGGTTTATGATAAGCTGGCTACAACACTGAACCTTCCAAGCTTCTCAGATATCCACGTGGATGAATTTTACTTGAAGGGTACCTTGGATTTGGGGTCCTTGGCTGCGATGATGGCTGCCGATAAAAGGTTAGGCAATAGAAACCGAGCAGGCATGGGGGAACCACTATCTCAATATGAATCGCTTCAGGCACGAATTAAGGCCCTGTCAGCTTCTAATTCACCTCATAAATTCAGTCTAAATGTGTCTGATATTGGTTTGAATTCATCCATTCCGGAGGGGGCTGCGGGAAGCATAAAGCGGTCTATTTTGTCTGAGGGTGGTGTTTTGCAGGTTTATTATGTAAAGGTTTTGGAAAAAGGTGACACTTACGAG ATCATTGAGCGAAGCCTACCCAAGAAGATAAAGGTAAAGAAAGATCCTGCTTCGATCGAGAAGGAGGAAACAGATAGAATTGGAAAGATTTGGgtaaacattgtaagaagagaCATACCAAAGCATCATAGGAATTTTACTACTTTTCATCGAAAGCAACTCATTGATGCCAAGAGGTGCTCAGAGTACTGTCAAAGAGAG GTTAGAATGAAAGTTAGCAGATCACTTAAATGGAATAGGGGTGCTAGCATTCGAACCCGGAAACTATCTAGAGACATGTTGCTATTCTGGAAACGAATAGATAAAGAGATG GCTGAAGTGAGGAAAAGAGAGGAGAAAGAAGCTGCCGAAGCTTTGAGACGTGAACAGGAGCTCCGAGAAGCTAAGAGACAGCAGCAAAGGCTTAATTTTCTCATACAACAAACTGAGCTCTACAGTCACTTTATGCAGAACAAGTCAGATTTACTATCTTCGGAAGCTTTGCCTGTGGTGGAGGAAAAAACAAATGATCAAGATGCATTGTTCGACTCATCTGATGCCAGGCCTATAGAGGAGGAAGATCCAGAAGAAGCTGAATTGAAGAGAGAAGCTTTGAAGGCTGCTCAAGAAGCAGTCTCTAAGCAGAAAAAGTTGACTAGTGCTTTTGACAATGAATGTTTGAGGCTGCGCCAGGTGGGTGAAGCTGATTCACTTGTGCAGGATGTCGCAGGAGCGAGTAACATTGATTTACAAACCCC ATCAACCATGCCGGTGGCATCCACAGTTCAAACACCTGAATTATTTAAAGGTGTTCTAAAAGAATACCAGCTGAAAGGTCTCCAATGGCTAGTTAATTGTTATGAGCAG GGTTTAAATGGTATACTTGCTGATGAGATGGGACTTGGAAAAACCATACAGGCTATGGCTTTTTTAGCCCATTTAGCTGAG GAGAAAAACATATGGGGGCCTTTTCTGGTTGTTGCACCTGCTTCTGTATTAAACAATTGGAATGAGGAACTCGAGCGCTTCTGCCCTGAACTCAAAAGACTTCCATATTGGGGAGGGCTTTCAGAGAGAACAGTACTTAGGAAAAGTATTAACCCAAAGGATCTATATCGTAG GGAAGCTAAATTCCACATTCTCATTACAAGCTATCAGCTATTAGTAACTGATGAGAAGTTTTTTCGTCGCGTGAAATGGCAGTACATGGTTTTAGATGAAGCCCAGGCAATCAAAAGTGCAAACAG TATAAGATGGAAGACACTTCTCAGCTTTAATTGTCGGAATCGTCTACTGCTGACTGGTACACCTATTCAGAATAATATGGCAGAGTTGTGGGCTCTTCTTCACTTCATTATGCCAACTTTATTTGACAGCCACGAGCAGTTTAATGAGTGGTTCTCAAAAGG AATTGAGAATCATGCAGAACATGGGGGTACTTTGAATGAGCACCAGCTTAATAGATTG CATTCAATTTTAAAACCTTTCATGCTACGACGTGTTAAAAAAGATGTAGTTTCTGAGTTGACTAGAAAAACTGAGGTTATGGTGCATTGCAAGTTGAGTTCTCGGCAGCAGGCTTTCTATCAAGCAATTAAGAACAAGATATCTCTTGCTGAACTGTTTGATAGTAATCGTGGGCAGCTTAACGAGAAGAAAATTCtgaatttgatgaatattgTTATTCAACTGAGAAAG GTTTGCAACCATCCAGAGTTGTTCGAAAGGAGTGAGGGAAGCACATACTATTACTTTGGTGAAATTCCAAATTCCCTTTCACCTCCTCCATTTGGAGAGTTGGAGGATGTATACTATTCTGGAGGTCTCAACCCCATATCATATCAG ATACCAAAACTTGTCTATAAGGAGATTATGCAAAGCTCTGAGACTCTCAGTTCAGCTGTTGGCCGTGGTGTCTCCAGAGAAACTTTTCAgaaacattttaatatttttagacCGGAAAATGTCCATCGATCTATTTTCTCAGAAAAAACAAATGTTAAAAGCGGAAACTTCGGTTTTACCCATTTGATGGATTTGTCTCCTCAAGAGGTGGCATTTTTGGCCACTGGTTCTTTCATGGAGCGACTACTATTCTCTATGATGAGATCAGAACAAAGTTTCATTGATGAAATTGGAGACTTCCTTACGGAATACGTTGTAGATGATCCTGAGTGTAATTTCCTTGAAAAAGATACAGTGAGAGCTGTTACAAGAATGTTAATGCTGCCATTGAGATCTGAGACCAagtttcttcaaaatcaatttgCAACTAGGCTGCTCTCAAGTGCTCCTTTTGAGGGCTTGGTGGTTTCACACCAGGATAGGCTTTTATCTAATGCAAGGCTTCTTCACTCAGCATACACATATATCCCACCAACAAGAGCTCCCCCT ATTGGTGCTCACTGCTCTGATAGAAACTTCTCTTATAAAAAGATTGAAGATTTACACGATCCTTGGGTTAAGAGGCTTTTTGTGGGATTTGCACGTACATCTGACTGTAATGGGCCTAGAAAGCCTGGtcaccatcatcttcatcatttaATTCAAGAGATAGATTCTGATATACCTGTTTCACAGCCTGCACTGCAGTTAACTCACAGTATTTTTGGCTCCTCACCACCTATGCGGAATTTTGACCCAGCAAAATTGCTCACT GACTCTGGGAAGCTTCAAACACTTGATATATTACTGAAACGATTACGGGCAGGAAATCATCGTATTCTCTTGTTTGCCCAGATGACTAAGATGCTGAATATTTTGGAG GACTATATGAACTACAGAAAATATAAGTATTTTAGACTTGATGGGTCATCTACAATTCAGGATCGTAGAGACATGGTCAAGGACTTCCAACAAAG GAGTGATATTTTTGTGTTCTTATTGAGTACAAGAGCTGGTGGATTGGGTATCAACTTGACAGCTGCTGACACAGTCATATTTTATGAGAGTGATTGGAATCCTACATTGGATTTGCAGGCAATGGATAGAGCTCATCGTTTGGGTCAGACAAGAGAT GTTACTGTTTACCGACTTATATGTAAAGAGACAGTTGAAGAGAAGATTCTTCTTAGAGCAAGTCAAAAAAGTACTGTTCAGAACCTTGTCATGACTGGTGGTTC